GGTGTCGGTGACCGTGAAAGCCCAGCGCCCTGCGGCTTCCTGGTTCCACCAGGCTTCGGCCGTGTCTGCGATCGGGACTGCGGGCGTGCTGTCGCCGCCCCCTCCCCCGCAGGCGCCGAGCAAGCCTGCGAAAAGGCCTGCGATGGCCAGCACACGCAGCGATCTGGTCTCGATCATTTGGCTTTGCCCTTCTTCCTTTCTGTTTTCAGGAGGCTCGCCCGCCGACGCGGCGGCCATGCGTGATTAACACGCTTTGACCGCCCGTCAGTATTGACCGCGCGCAATCACTCCGCATGCGCCGCGGCATGCACGCGGCCGCCGCCCTCAGGCCCTCCGTTCCAGCCGGCGGATCGCGCGCCGATGCGCCGGCTCGCACGCGTCGTGTTCAGTCGTCTCGCGGGTTCTCCGCCTTCGCATCCCGCGCCCGAAGCCACTCCAGCTTCTCGCGGATCCTGATCTCGAGCCCGCGCTCCACCGGCTGGTAGAAGACCGGCGATTCGACGCCGTCCGGGAAGTAGCGTTCCCCGGCCGCGTAGCCGCCATCCTCGTCGTGCGCGTAGCGGTAGCCCTTGCCGTGGCCCAGGCCCTTCATCAGCTTCGTGGGCGCGTTGCGCAGGTGCATCGGCACCGGCGCCGAGCCGTGCTCCGCCACGAAGGCGCGGGCGCGCTTGTAGGCCATGTAGACCGCGTTGGACTTCGCGGCGCAGGCAAGGTAGACCACCGCCTGCGCCAGCGCGAGCTCGCCCTCGGGCGAGCCGAGGCGCTCGTAGACCTCGGCGGCCTCCAGCGCCAGCGTCAGCGCGCGCGGGTCGGCAAGGCCGACGTCCTCGTTGGCCATCCGCACGATGCGGCGCGCCAGGTAGCGCGGGTCGGCGCCGCCGTCGAGCATCCGGCACAGCCAGTAAAGCGACGCGTCGGGGTCGGAGCCGCGCACCGACTTGTGCAGCGCGCTGATCTGGTCGTAGAACGCGTCGCCGCCCTTGTCGAAGCGGCGCAGGTTCTGCGACAGCGCCTGCTCGAGGAAGTCGCCGTCGACCCGGTTGCGGCGCAGGCCGCGCGCGGCGTCGGCCACGATCTCGATCGCGTTCAGCAGCCGCCGGCCGTCGCCGTCGGCCCAGCCGGTCAGGCGCTCGCGGGCGACCTCGTCGAAGGCGATCCGCGCCGGCGCCTCGTCGGCTGCCGGCGTCTCGCCCGGGGCTCGCCCTTCGCCCGGGGCCTCGGTGTCGCCAAGCGCCACGACCGCCCGGTCGAACAGCTCGACCAGCTCCTCCTGCGACAGCGGCTGCAGCACGTAGACCCTCGCCCGCGACAGCAGCGCGCCATTCACCTCGAACGACGGGTTCTCGGTGGTGGCGCCGATGAACGTGAACAGTCCGCTCTCGACGTGCGGCAGGAAGGCGTCCTGCTGCGCCTTGTTGAACCGGTGGACCTCGTCGACGAACAGGATCGTGCGGCGACCGGCGGCGCGCTGCTGCTCGGCCACTGCCACCGCCTCGCGAATCTCCTTGACCCCGCCGAGCACCGCCGAGATCGCGATGAAGTGGGCGTCGAAAGCGTCGGCCATCAGCCGCGCGAGTGTCGTCTTGCCGACGCCGGGCGGGCCCCAGAAGATCATCGAGTGCGGCTTGCCCGACTCGAAGGCCACCCGCAGCGGCTTGCCCGCCCCGAGCAGGTGGCGCTGGCCGATCACCTCGTCGAGCGTGCGGGGCCGAAGCCGCTCGGCGAGCGGCACCGTTGCGCCTTCGTGTCCCGTGCGAGCGTTCGAGCCTGCCCGCGCCGGTTCTGCGCGCATGTCCGGGCTCGCCGCCGCGCCTGTTGGCGTGTCGCCGAACAGATCGGGTCCGGGGGGCGTCACGATGCTCGTTCCCCGCTCATGGCCGGTCAGGCCGCGCGCTCCGCCTGCGCGGCAGCCGCCTGGGCGCGCGCCGCGCCGCCGGCCCGGAACGCGCCGGCGATCATCAGCAACTGCGCGATCGCGATGCCGATCCATACGCCGGCGGGCGCGCTCCGGTCGAGCATCAGGCCGAAGATCGGCGGCGCGATCGACATGCCGAGGTCGAGGCCCGAGTAGACGACACCGTAGACCCGGCCGGTAGCGCCGGGCGGCGCGGCCCTGCGAATCAGCAGGTCGCGCGACGGATTCGCGATGCCTGCGGCGAAGCCCATCAGCGCGAACGGCACCGGCATCGCCGCGCCGGGCCAAGGCACGAATGGCAGCGTGACCGCGACCACCGCGGCCAGACCGAACGCGATCGCGATCGTGCGCTCGGCGCGCGAGGGGTCGGTGGCCGCGAATCCGCCGGCGATCATTCCGGCCGCGCTGGACAGCATGTAGGCGGTCAGGCAGACGGCGACGATGCCCAGCGGCACGTCGTGCAGCAGGCGCGCCGACTCCGGGCCGAAGCTCTGCACGCCGCCGAGCGCGAAGGCGCTCGCGAAGAAGAACGCGAAGCTGAACCAGACGGCCGGCAGCCGCATGAAGTCCAGCGCGCTGCCGGCGGGCGATCGTGCGGGGCCGGAAGCGCCGCTGGCCGTCGTCGAGGGGTCGCCGTGGGCTGCGGACACGCCGCCGGCACCCGCATCGGCCCTGCCCCGTGCGCCGCCCCGGCGCGCCGACGCCTCGTTGTCGGTCGCGAGCAGGTCGCGGCGAAGGCTGGCCGCAGCGAGCATTGCGGCGGCCACGACGGCCGCGCCGAGGAAGGCCGACTGCCAGCCGGCAACTTGCGCGATGCCGACCATGAAGACCGGCGCGCTCGCCCAGCCCAGGCTGCCCGCCACGCCATGCATCGCGTAGGCGTGGCCGAGCCGGGGCGTGGCGACCCGCGCGTTCAGGATCGAGTAGTCGACCGGATGGAAGGGCGCGTTGCCCAGCCCGATCAGGACCGCGCCGGCGGCCAGCCACTCCCACGACGATGCCAGCCCGATCAGCACGGCGCCGGCGGCGAACAGCGCCAACGCGCCCTGCATGACCGGCGCCGGCCCGACCCTGTCGACCAGGAAGCCGGCCAGCGCCTGGCCGAGGCCCGACACGGTGAACAGCAGCGTCATCAGCAGGCCGAGCTCGGCGTAGCTCAGGCCGAAGGCCTCGCGCAGCCACGGGAACATCGGCGGCAGGACCAGGTGGAAGAAGTGCGAGACCCCGTGCGCCGACGCGACCAGCGCGATCACCCCGACTTCGCCGCCGCCGTGCCTGAGGGTCGCGGTGCTCACGATCGGTTCCCCGGCTCGCGCGCGTTCAGCGCGACGCGCTGCGCGGCAGGATCGGCCAGACCGCCTCGACCCGGTCGCCGCGGTAGCCGACGATCCAGTCGTGCAGGTTGACCGTCGGGTCGCAGTGCCCCGGGTCGAGGATCAGCCGCTGGCCGAGCTCGAGCGGCTGCGCCCCGGCGAGCGGCTCGACGACGGTGTGCTCGTCCGACAGGCTCACGACCCGCCAGCGCGGATCGCGCATCGCAGGCAGGCCCGAGTCGACCGCGAAGCTCTTCAGGCCGCCGTCGAGCACCGCGTGGGATGCGCGGCGGCTGATCACGGCGGTCATCACGCCCAGCGCCTGGCGAAGCTGCGGCGCCGCCGGATCCGCCGCGTTGGCCCGGTAGTCGAGGTCCATCAGCGCGTAGGAACCGGCCTGGATCTCGGTCCAGATGCCCGCGCCCGCCTCGTTCGGAAAGCTGCCGGTCCCGCCGCCGCTGATCTCGCGGATCGCGAATCCGCCTCGTTCCAGTGCGGCGCGAAACTCGCCCGCCACGCCGGCGGCCCGCGCGATCGCGTCGGCGCGCTCGGCGACGCCGCGCAGGTGCTGGGCGCGGCCGTGGTAGGCCTGCAGGCCGCGCAGCGCGAGCCGCGGCGCGGCCCGCTGTATCGCGGCCGCGATGGCCAGCGCCTGCTCGACGGTCTCGACGCCGCAGCGCTTCTGGCCGACGTCGATCTCGATCAGGACCTCCAGCCGGGTGTCCGCCCGGGCGCAGGCCTCGGCGAGCCGCTGCACCTGAAGCGGGTCGTCGACGCAGGCCGCGAGCCGCAGCCCCGGTTGCCCGGCCAGCCGGGCGAGCCGCTGGCACTTCGAGGGGTCGACCAGCTCGTTGGTGACGAGGATGTCGCGCACGCCGGCCGCGGCGAAGCCCTCGGCCTCGCCGACCTTCTGCACGCAGACGCCGATCGCGCCCGCGGCCACCTGGCGCAGCGCGAGCGCCGGGCAGCGATGGGCCTTGCCGTGCGCGCGCACCGCGAGCCCGGCCGCGGCGGCCTGCCGGTGCAGCGCCGCGACGTTCGCGTCGCTCGCGTCGAGATCGAGGACCAGCGCCGGGGTGTCGACCGCATCGAGCGGATCGCCGGGGCGCGCCGGCGGCGGAAAGGCGGGCTGCTGCAGCGGGGCGGCTTCGATCTTCATTTCTGCTCGATGACGTCGGCGCCGGCGGGCGGCGAGAAGCGGAACAGCGATGCCGCGAGCTCCGGGTTTCGCTCGATCGCGGCGAACGCGAATACCGAGGTGCGGCCGAAGGCGTCGCGCACCTCCATCGCCTCGGGAAGGCCGTTGCGCAAGCCGATCGCGATCCGGTCGAAGCCCTGGTCGGCGTTCTTCGGCAGGGCCTCGATCCACTCGAGGCCTTCGCGCTCGCCCAGCTCGGAAAGCGTGAACGCCTTGTCGATCTCGGCGGTGCCGAACAGGATCGCTGCGGGCGTCGCGCCCATCGCCGCGCCCAGCTTCTGGATCGTGACCTGGTTCAGGTCCTTGTCGTGGAACCAGAGCCGCTCGCCGTCGGCGACCATCAGCTGCTCGAAGGGCTTGCGGACCTCCCAGCGGAACTTGCCGGGCCGCGCGAAGGCGAACGCGCCCTGCGTGGACTCTAGCGCCTGCCCGTTGGCCCGCAGCACCTTCTGCGTGAACACGCCGCGGGCGCTGCGGGTCTCGGTCAGGAAGAGCCGCAACTGGTCGAGGCCGGCCGCCGAGGCTGGCGAGGCGGCGAAGCCCTGGACGACGGCGGCGAGGCCGCCGATCGCGAGCGCCGCGCACAGGCTGCGGCGCCGGTCGGACCGGCGCCCGCCCGCCGAGCGTCTGAATGCGGTCTTGATCATGGCCGAGAAATTAGCACGCCGCGCCGGGGCACCGGCATGCGCGGCGGGTCAGTCCTCGCCCTTCTGCTGCGGCACCAGCAACTCGCGGTTGCCGTTGGAGGCCATCGCCGACACCAGCCCGGACTTCTCCATCTGCTCGAGCAGGCGGGCGGCGCGGTTGTAGCCGATGCGCAGGTGGCGCTGCACCAGCGAGATCGACGCGCGCTTGTGCTTGACCACCACCGCCACCGCCTGGTCGTACATCGGGTCGGCTTCGCCGTCGACGCCGGCCTCGGCCAGCGTCTGCGACAGGCCGCCGAAGCCGACCGCGCTGCCCGCGTCGACCTCGTCGGGCACGCCACCTTCGAGGATGCCCTCGACGTACTGCGGCTCGCCGCCGAGCTCGCGCCAGTGCTGGACGACCGCGTGAACTTCGTCGTCGGCCACGTAGGCGCCGTGCACCCGCATCGGCAGGCCGGTGCCGGGCGGCATGTACAGCATGTCGCCCTGTCCGAGCAGCGACTCGGCGCCCATCTGGTCGAGGATGGTGCGCGAGTCGATCTTGCTCGACACCTGGAAGGCGATCCGCGTGGGGATGTTTGCCTTGATCAGGCCGGTGATCACGTCGACCGACGGCCGCTGGGTGGCGAGGATCAGGTGGATGCCCGCTGCCCGCGCCTTCTGGGCCAGCCGTGCGATCAGCTCCTCGACCTTCTTGCCGACGACCATCATCAGGTCGGCCAGCTCGTCGATGACCACCACGATCTGCGGCAGACGGCCGAGCGGCTCGGGCGCGTCCGGGGTCAGCGAGAACGGGTTCGGAATCAGCTCCTCGCGCTTCTCGGCGTCGGCGATCTTCGCGTTGTAGCCCGACAGGTTGCGCACGCCCAGCTTGCTCATCAGCCGGTAGCGGCGCTCCATCTCGGCCACGCACCAGTTCAGCGCGTTGCCGGCGTGGCGCATGTCGGTGACCACCGGCGCCAGCAGGTGCGGGATGCCCTCGTAGGTGCTCATCTCGAGCATCTTCGGGTCGATCAGGATCAGCCTCACCTGGCTCGGGTCGGCCTTGTAGAGCAGCGACAGCAGCATCGCGTTGATGCCGACCGACTTGCCCGAGCCGGTGGTGCCGGCCACCAGCAGGTGCGGCATCTTGGCCAGGTCGGCCACCACCGCGTTGCCGGCGATGTCCTTGCCCAGCGCCAGCGTGAGCGGCGAGGCGCTGTTCGCGTAGACCTGCGAGCCGAGGATCTCGGACAGGCGAACCGTTTGCCGGCGGGCATTCGGCAGCTCCAGCCCCATCAGGTTCTTGCCGGGGATGGTCTCGACCACCCGGATCGACACCAGCGACAGCGCGCGCGCCAGGTCCTTCGACAGGTTGACGATCTGGCTGCCCTTCACGCCGGTGGCCGGCTCGATCTCGTAGCGGGTGATGACCGGCCCGGGCTGCGCGGCGACGACGTTGGCCGCCACGTTGAAGTCGGACAGCTTCTTCTCGATCAGCCGCGACGTGTACTCGAGGGTCTCGGCCGAGACGGTCTCCTGCTGGGCGGGCGGCTCGTCGAGCAGCGACAGCGGCGGCAGCTCGGTGTCGGCCGGCAGGTCCATGAACAGCGTGGACTGCCGCTCGGCGACCGCGCGCTCGGACGGCTGGATCCGCGCCACCGGCGGCTCGATGCGAACCGGAGCGGGGTCTTCCTCGAAGATCTTGCGCTTCTCCTGGACCTGCTCTTCGCGCGCGCTGGCGGCGACCTCGCCGATCCGCCGGTCCTTGCGGGCCGAGACGACCTCGACCGCGCGCAGCGCCGCCCACTCCAGCGCGGTGCCGACACGCTCGAAGATCGTCAGCCACGACCAGCCCGACCACAGGCTGAAGCCCGCCGCGACCAGCGCAAGCAGCGCCAGCGTGCCGCCGACCGCGCCCAGCGCGTCGAGCAGCGGCGTGGCCACGATGCTGCCCAGCACGCCGCCCGGCGCGAACGGCAGGTCGGCATCCAGGGTGTGGAGGCGGGCGGATTCGAGCGCCACGCAGCCGAGCAGCAGCATCCCGAAACCGAGCCAGCGCTCCCAGGCGAAGCGGCTCTCGGGCCCCTCGGTCTCGGCCTTGGCGCCGCGCCTGGGGCTTGCGTTCGCGCGCGCCGCGGCGCGCAGCCGGGCCATGCCGCGCACGACCGAAACGCCCATCGCGAGCGCCAGCAGGTAGGCGCTCAAGCCGAACAGATAGAGCAGCAGGTCGGCGAACCATGCGCCGACCCGCCCGCCGGCGTTCTGGACGAGGCGATCGGGCGCGGCGTGCGACCAGCCGGGGTCGGCCGGCTCGTAGGTCGCGAGGATCAGCAGCAGGAACAGCGCCAGCACGGCCAGCGCGAGCCAGCGGGTCTCGTGGATCAGGCGCACCGCCCGGTCGGGCAGCACGAAGGCGGAAGTGCGGCTGGCGCCGCCGGACAGCGTGGAACTGCGGGACATCGGTGGTTCAGTGGGTGAAGGAGCCGAGCTTCTCGCGCAGCAGCATCCGCCCCTCGGGCAACGGCACGACGAAGCCCTCGGTTTCGAGTCCCTTCATGACCCGGGAGACCATCTCGCGCGACGCCCCGATCATCTTCGCGATCTCCTGGCGCGGCAGCCGGTTGCGCACGATCCTCTCGCCGTTGATCTCCTCGGAGAAATCGAGCAGCACCCGGGCCACCCGGCCGTAGACGTCGAGCAGCGCCAGCGTCTCGATCTTGCGGTCGGCCTCGCGCAGGCGTCCGACCAGCTGGCGCATCACCGCCATGCTGACGTCGGGGCTCTCCCTGAGCAGGTTGCGGAAGCTGGTCTTCTCGATCGCCATGAACTCGCAGGGCTCGAGCGTGATCACGCTGGCCGAGCGCGGCGCGTCGTCGATCATGCTCATCTCGCCGAACCAGTCGCCCGAGCCGAGCACCGCGAGGATCACTTCCTTGCCCTCGGAGTCGGATCGCTGCACCTTGGCCCTGCCGGACAGCAGCACGTACAGCGACTGGGAGGGCTCGCCTTCCGAGACGATCGTGCGCCCGCGCGGGAAGCTGCGGCGGGTGCTGCCTGCCGCCAGGGCGTCGAGTTGCTGCTCGCTCAGGCCGGCCAGCAACGGGATCCGGCGAAGGAAAAGCTTGTTTTCTTCCTGACGCATACCCACCTCGGATTTCAGGGCTCGACCGTATTGCATACGGCCGGAATCCCTATAATTCTGCCCTACTCGCGCAAGATTTAACAAAGCGCTCAAAAAACCTCGCGCTAAGCCGATGATTTTTTGAGTTTTTTGCAACGCCTCCGGCGGGCGGGCACGCTGTGTGCCCGCGAGCCGGAACGAAACGGATTCTCCGATCATGTCCGCACCTCGCCACGCCCGCCTGCTGATCCTGGGTTCCGGCCCGGCCGGCTACACCGCCGCCGTCTATGCCGCCCGCGCCAACCTGCAGCCAGTGCTGATCACCGGCATGGCCCAGGGCGGGCAACTGATGACGACCACCGACGTCGACAACTGGCCCGCCGACGCCGACGGCGTCCAGGGGCCCGACCTGATGGCGCGCTTCCAGAAGCACGCCGAGCGCTTCGGCACCGAGATGATCTTCGACCACATCCACACGGCGAAGCTCGACGAGCGCCCGGTCCGGCTGATCGGCGACGCCGGCGAGTACACCTGCGACGCTCTGATAATCGCCACCGGCGCGTCGGCCAAGTACCTGGGCCTGCCCTCCGAACAGGCCTTCATGGGCAAGGGCGTGTCGGCCTGCGCGACCTGCGACGGTTTCTTCTACCGCAACCAGGACGTCTGCGTGATCGGCGGCGGCAACACGGCCGTCGAGGAGGCGCTGTACCTGACGAACATCGCGCGCAAGGTCACCGTGATCCACCGCCGCGACCGCTTCCGCGCCGAGCCGATCCTGATCGACAAGCTGATGGACAAGGTGCGCGACGGCAAGGCCGAGGTGCGCTGGTTCCACGAGCTCGACGAGGTGCTCGGCGACGCGACCGGCGTGACCGGCGTGCGGATCCGCGACAACCGCAGCGGCGAGACCACCGACCTGCCGCTGACCGGCGTGTTCGTGGCGATCGGCCACTCGCCGAACACCGAGCTGTTCCAGGGACAGCTCGAGATGGCCAACGGCTACATCGTCACGAAGAGCGGGCTGAGCGGCCAGGCCACGGCCACCAGCGTGCCCGGCGTGTTCGCCGCCGGCGACGTGCAGGACCACGTGTACCGGCAGGCGATCACCAGCGCCGCGACCGGCTGCATGGCGGCGCTCGACGCCCAGCGCTACCTGGAGGCGCAAGAGGGGCACTGAGGCCGGCTCCCGAGCCGCTCCAGGCCCGTCGTCGCGCAGCGGACCGATGCGCCGTCAGCCGCCCGCCGCTCGCCGCGGCAAGCCGATCGAGGACCTGTCCGGCCTCGCGAGCCTGCGCGACGCGCTCGCCGAGAGGGCGCGGCTGGCCCGCGAGGCCGGGCGCCGCGAGCGCGAGGCCGCCGCGCGCGCCGCCCGCGAAGCCAACCTCTTCCGTTCCGAGCTCGCCGACGTCGTTCCGCTCGAGCCGACCGGGCGCGTCGAGCCGAAGCCGCCCGCGCCGCCGGCGGTGCCGGTCCAGCGGATGCGCGACGAGCAGGCGGTGCTCGCCGAGTCGCTGTCCGACGAGATCGACATCGACCGCTGGCTCGACACCGACGACGCGCTGTCGTGGCGGCGCAGCGGCATCGGCGCGGACGTCGTGCGCCGGCTGCGCCGCGGCGAATGGGTGGTGCGCGCCCAGATCGACCTGCACGGGCTCAGGGTCGACGAGGCCCGCGAGGCGCTGGTCGCCTTCCTGGGCAAGGCGGTTCGCGACGAGGTCCGCTGCGTGCGGATCATTCACGGCAAGGGCCTGGGCTCGATCGGCCGCGAGCCGGTGCTCAAGCGAAAGGTGCCGCGCTGGCTGGTCCAGCGCGAAGAGGTGCTCGCGTTCTGCGAGGCGCGGCCCAACGACGGCGGCGCCGGCGTGCTGATCGCCCTGCTGCGCGTGACCCGGGCCGGCCCGGGCTGAAGGCCGTGGACGGGGCGATCGACCGGATGCTGCCCCTCCTGCCCGAGGTGGCGCTCGCGGCGGCCCTGGCCTGGGGGGCCGGAATCCGGCTCTACGCGGTCGTGTTCCTCCTCGGGCTCGCGCACACGCTGGGCTGGTGGAGCCTGCCGGCCCACCTGGAGGTGCTGGCGCACCCGCTGGTCATCGGGGCGGCGGCCTTCATGGCGGCGGTCGAGCTGTTCGCCGACAAGCTGCCGCTGCTCGACACGATCTGGGACGGCCTGCACACCTTCGTGCGCATCCCGGCGGGCGCGGCGCTGGCCGCCGCGGTGTTCGGCGACGCCGGTACGGCAGCCGCCGTGGCAGCGGCGCTGCTCGGGGGCTCGCTGACCGCCACCACGCACCTGGCCAAGTCCGGTACGCGCGCCGCGGTCAACACCTCGCCCGAGCCCTTCTCCAACCTGCTGGTGTCGTCGGCCGAGGACCTGCTGGTGCCTGCCGGGCTGTGGCTCGCGCTCGGCTCGCCGCTGGTCTTCCTGGGCGTGCTGCTCGTCTTCCTGGCGCTGGCGTTCTTCGCGATCCGGCTGCTGGTGCGCGGCCTTCGCCGCCTGGCGCGGCCCGCGTCGCGCGCCGGCCCGCCTGCCGCCTGATCCGGACGCGCGCGGCTCAGATCGCGCTGTCGTCGGTCTCGCCGGTGCGGATGCGGATCGCCTGCTCGACGTTGGCCACGAAGATCTTGCCGTCGCCGATCCGGCCGGTGCGCGCGGCGGTCGTGATCGCCTCGATCGCCTGCTCGGCGGATTCGTCGTTCAGGACGACCTCGACCTTGATCTTGGGCAGGAAGTCGACCACGTACT
This genomic window from Zeimonas sediminis contains:
- a CDS encoding replication-associated recombination protein A yields the protein MRAEPARAGSNARTGHEGATVPLAERLRPRTLDEVIGQRHLLGAGKPLRVAFESGKPHSMIFWGPPGVGKTTLARLMADAFDAHFIAISAVLGGVKEIREAVAVAEQQRAAGRRTILFVDEVHRFNKAQQDAFLPHVESGLFTFIGATTENPSFEVNGALLSRARVYVLQPLSQEELVELFDRAVVALGDTEAPGEGRAPGETPAADEAPARIAFDEVARERLTGWADGDGRRLLNAIEIVADAARGLRRNRVDGDFLEQALSQNLRRFDKGGDAFYDQISALHKSVRGSDPDASLYWLCRMLDGGADPRYLARRIVRMANEDVGLADPRALTLALEAAEVYERLGSPEGELALAQAVVYLACAAKSNAVYMAYKRARAFVAEHGSAPVPMHLRNAPTKLMKGLGHGKGYRYAHDEDGGYAAGERYFPDGVESPVFYQPVERGLEIRIREKLEWLRARDAKAENPRDD
- a CDS encoding DSD1 family PLP-dependent enzyme, with product MKIEAAPLQQPAFPPPARPGDPLDAVDTPALVLDLDASDANVAALHRQAAAAGLAVRAHGKAHRCPALALRQVAAGAIGVCVQKVGEAEGFAAAGVRDILVTNELVDPSKCQRLARLAGQPGLRLAACVDDPLQVQRLAEACARADTRLEVLIEIDVGQKRCGVETVEQALAIAAAIQRAAPRLALRGLQAYHGRAQHLRGVAERADAIARAAGVAGEFRAALERGGFAIREISGGGTGSFPNEAGAGIWTEIQAGSYALMDLDYRANAADPAAPQLRQALGVMTAVISRRASHAVLDGGLKSFAVDSGLPAMRDPRWRVVSLSDEHTVVEPLAGAQPLELGQRLILDPGHCDPTVNLHDWIVGYRGDRVEAVWPILPRSASR
- a CDS encoding Crp/Fnr family transcriptional regulator, coding for MRQEENKLFLRRIPLLAGLSEQQLDALAAGSTRRSFPRGRTIVSEGEPSQSLYVLLSGRAKVQRSDSEGKEVILAVLGSGDWFGEMSMIDDAPRSASVITLEPCEFMAIEKTSFRNLLRESPDVSMAVMRQLVGRLREADRKIETLALLDVYGRVARVLLDFSEEINGERIVRNRLPRQEIAKMIGASREMVSRVMKGLETEGFVVPLPEGRMLLREKLGSFTH
- the lolA gene encoding outer membrane lipoprotein chaperone LolA → MIKTAFRRSAGGRRSDRRRSLCAALAIGGLAAVVQGFAASPASAAGLDQLRLFLTETRSARGVFTQKVLRANGQALESTQGAFAFARPGKFRWEVRKPFEQLMVADGERLWFHDKDLNQVTIQKLGAAMGATPAAILFGTAEIDKAFTLSELGEREGLEWIEALPKNADQGFDRIAIGLRNGLPEAMEVRDAFGRTSVFAFAAIERNPELAASLFRFSPPAGADVIEQK
- a CDS encoding P-II family nitrogen regulator codes for the protein MKQITAIIKPFKLDEVREALAEVGVSGLTVTEVKGFGRQKGHTELYRGAEYVVDFLPKIKVEVVLNDESAEQAIEAITTAARTGRIGDGKIFVANVEQAIRIRTGETDDSAI
- a CDS encoding MFS transporter encodes the protein MSTATLRHGGGEVGVIALVASAHGVSHFFHLVLPPMFPWLREAFGLSYAELGLLMTLLFTVSGLGQALAGFLVDRVGPAPVMQGALALFAAGAVLIGLASSWEWLAAGAVLIGLGNAPFHPVDYSILNARVATPRLGHAYAMHGVAGSLGWASAPVFMVGIAQVAGWQSAFLGAAVVAAAMLAAASLRRDLLATDNEASARRGGARGRADAGAGGVSAAHGDPSTTASGASGPARSPAGSALDFMRLPAVWFSFAFFFASAFALGGVQSFGPESARLLHDVPLGIVAVCLTAYMLSSAAGMIAGGFAATDPSRAERTIAIAFGLAAVVAVTLPFVPWPGAAMPVPFALMGFAAGIANPSRDLLIRRAAPPGATGRVYGVVYSGLDLGMSIAPPIFGLMLDRSAPAGVWIGIAIAQLLMIAGAFRAGGAARAQAAAAQAERAA
- a CDS encoding Smr/MutS family protein, translated to MRRQPPAARRGKPIEDLSGLASLRDALAERARLAREAGRREREAAARAAREANLFRSELADVVPLEPTGRVEPKPPAPPAVPVQRMRDEQAVLAESLSDEIDIDRWLDTDDALSWRRSGIGADVVRRLRRGEWVVRAQIDLHGLRVDEAREALVAFLGKAVRDEVRCVRIIHGKGLGSIGREPVLKRKVPRWLVQREEVLAFCEARPNDGGAGVLIALLRVTRAGPG
- the trxB gene encoding thioredoxin-disulfide reductase, which gives rise to MSAPRHARLLILGSGPAGYTAAVYAARANLQPVLITGMAQGGQLMTTTDVDNWPADADGVQGPDLMARFQKHAERFGTEMIFDHIHTAKLDERPVRLIGDAGEYTCDALIIATGASAKYLGLPSEQAFMGKGVSACATCDGFFYRNQDVCVIGGGNTAVEEALYLTNIARKVTVIHRRDRFRAEPILIDKLMDKVRDGKAEVRWFHELDEVLGDATGVTGVRIRDNRSGETTDLPLTGVFVAIGHSPNTELFQGQLEMANGYIVTKSGLSGQATATSVPGVFAAGDVQDHVYRQAITSAATGCMAALDAQRYLEAQEGH
- a CDS encoding DUF4126 domain-containing protein, with protein sequence MLPLLPEVALAAALAWGAGIRLYAVVFLLGLAHTLGWWSLPAHLEVLAHPLVIGAAAFMAAVELFADKLPLLDTIWDGLHTFVRIPAGAALAAAVFGDAGTAAAVAAALLGGSLTATTHLAKSGTRAAVNTSPEPFSNLLVSSAEDLLVPAGLWLALGSPLVFLGVLLVFLALAFFAIRLLVRGLRRLARPASRAGPPAA
- a CDS encoding DNA translocase FtsK produces the protein MSRSSTLSGGASRTSAFVLPDRAVRLIHETRWLALAVLALFLLLILATYEPADPGWSHAAPDRLVQNAGGRVGAWFADLLLYLFGLSAYLLALAMGVSVVRGMARLRAAARANASPRRGAKAETEGPESRFAWERWLGFGMLLLGCVALESARLHTLDADLPFAPGGVLGSIVATPLLDALGAVGGTLALLALVAAGFSLWSGWSWLTIFERVGTALEWAALRAVEVVSARKDRRIGEVAASAREEQVQEKRKIFEEDPAPVRIEPPVARIQPSERAVAERQSTLFMDLPADTELPPLSLLDEPPAQQETVSAETLEYTSRLIEKKLSDFNVAANVVAAQPGPVITRYEIEPATGVKGSQIVNLSKDLARALSLVSIRVVETIPGKNLMGLELPNARRQTVRLSEILGSQVYANSASPLTLALGKDIAGNAVVADLAKMPHLLVAGTTGSGKSVGINAMLLSLLYKADPSQVRLILIDPKMLEMSTYEGIPHLLAPVVTDMRHAGNALNWCVAEMERRYRLMSKLGVRNLSGYNAKIADAEKREELIPNPFSLTPDAPEPLGRLPQIVVVIDELADLMMVVGKKVEELIARLAQKARAAGIHLILATQRPSVDVITGLIKANIPTRIAFQVSSKIDSRTILDQMGAESLLGQGDMLYMPPGTGLPMRVHGAYVADDEVHAVVQHWRELGGEPQYVEGILEGGVPDEVDAGSAVGFGGLSQTLAEAGVDGEADPMYDQAVAVVVKHKRASISLVQRHLRIGYNRAARLLEQMEKSGLVSAMASNGNRELLVPQQKGED